A single region of the uncultured Flavobacterium sp. genome encodes:
- a CDS encoding TIR domain-containing protein: MNTCSNLYYKLKWQKEFFFSFHYDDVKTFRANVVRNHGVTKQSGQDAGFFDASIWEDAKRHGDLSLKRLINAGLENTSVTCALIGTQTWERRWVRYEILKSYDRGNKLFGIHINSVKDKNQNTFAQGRNIFDYLGFVISKDGKKLTYYEHDGNNWKAFKDLDPKQTNFSSEYWGKGYKLSNLVKVYDWSLEDGYINFPSWLENAK, translated from the coding sequence ATTAACACTTGTAGTAATCTTTATTATAAATTAAAATGGCAAAAAGAGTTTTTTTTTAGTTTTCACTATGACGATGTAAAAACATTTCGTGCAAATGTTGTTAGAAATCATGGTGTAACAAAACAAAGTGGTCAAGATGCAGGTTTTTTTGATGCTTCAATTTGGGAAGATGCTAAAAGACATGGAGATCTTTCTTTAAAAAGGTTAATTAATGCAGGATTAGAAAATACTAGTGTGACTTGTGCATTAATTGGAACACAAACTTGGGAAAGACGGTGGGTTCGATATGAAATACTAAAAAGTTACGATAGGGGTAATAAACTTTTTGGAATTCACATTAACAGTGTTAAAGACAAAAATCAAAACACTTTTGCACAAGGAAGAAATATATTTGACTACCTCGGATTTGTGATTAGCAAGGATGGAAAGAAGTTAACTTACTACGAGCATGATGGAAACAATTGGAAAGCCTTTAAAGACTTGGATCCAAAGCAAACAAATTTTTCTAGTGAATATTGGGGAAAAGGCTACAAACTATCAAACTTGGTAAAAGTCTATGATTGGTCTTTAGAAGATGGTTATATAAATTTTCCTAGCTGGCTAGAAAATGCAAAATAA